From a single Plasmodium yoelii strain 17X genome assembly, chromosome: 9 genomic region:
- a CDS encoding cysteine-rich PDZ-binding protein, putative produces the protein MPCEKCEKKLKKLPTPDVKNSSNRSTSTNKLLEYRHNKQKFNPKSRKCKKCNSQLHQDGKYCSVCSYKLGKCQMCGKTITDVSSSNMSIV, from the exons atgcctTGTGAAAAATGCGAAAAGAAACTAAAAAAGTTACCAACTCCTGATGTGAAGAATA GCTCAAATAGATCAACGAGCACTAACAAACTATTGGAATACCGCCATAACAAACAAAA ATTTAATCCTAAAAGTCGAAAATGTAAAAAGTGTAATAGCCAACTTCATCAAGATGGGAAATATTGCTCAGTGtg TTCTTATAAATTAGGCAAATGCCAAATGTGCGGCAAAACAATAACTGACGTTTCGTCAAGTAATATGTCAATAGTATAG
- a CDS encoding bicoid-interacting protein BIN3, putative yields the protein MAICVFEKIEKKKFIKSLNYFKLSSEDVLYSEDHEKGENGKRRKTCLHGNYQNYFFERYMKRKVICKGDRDGNDNDNDNDNNNIPLSDVQNIIQVCEITECQNETKDKINDYRLSNINNLFKDIFKDKIILDIGCNYGITTFLLSLKYKCKTVNGIDIDFNIINKNISILKLFFDFILIYNKQKHMLPFILNKKFLKKENDMFNELYLLYEETILKKVDKVEKVEKVEKVEKDEKDEKDEKDEKDEKKLGECENEFPFNIYFLCSNIFDKYFENVENKYDVIICFSVLKWIHLNYGDNKLILFFDLVYKLLKSGGYFILEYHREIKYKLKKNERIFFLKKKKALKMNYTHFDNIAQGGYNNIAKFILINKTDFKSDSKRKRDTGMFNRTICIYKKI from the coding sequence ATGGCTATTTGtgtttttgaaaaaatagaaaaaaaaaaatttataaaatcattGAATTATTTTAAGCTGAGTTCAGAGGATGTGCTATATAGCGAAGATCATGAAAAAGGGGAAAATGGAAAAAGGCGTAAAACATGCTTGCATggaaattatcaaaattatttttttgaaagaTATATGAAAAGAAAAGTTATATGTAAAGGGGATAGAGATGGTAacgataatgataatgataatgataataataatataccgTTAAGTGAtgtacaaaatataatacaagtGTGTGAAATAACGGAATGTCAAAACGAAACAAAAGACAAAATCAACGATTATAGATTaagtaatataaataatttatttaaagatatatttaaggataaaataattttagatATAGGATGCAATTATGGAATAACTACTTTTTTGTTAagtttaaaatataaatgtaaaacAGTTAATGGGATAGATATCGATTTcaacataataaataaaaatatatcgaTATTGAAATTATTctttgattttattttaatatataataaacaaaagCATATGCTACCttttattttgaataaaaaatttttaaaaaaggaaaatgatATGTTTAATGAGTTATATCTTTTATATGAAGAGACTATATTAAAAAAGGTAGATAAAGTTGAAAAGGTTGAAAAAGTTGAAAAGGttgaaaaagatgaaaaagatgaaaaagatgaaaaagatgaaaaagatgaaaaaaaattgggGGAATGTGAAAATGAGTTtccttttaatatatactttttgtGTTCGAacatttttgataaatattttgaaaatgtcgaaaataaatatgatgtaattatttgtttttctgTTTTAAAATGGATACACTTAAATTATGgtgataataaattaattttgttttttgatttagtctataaattattaaaaagtggtggatattttattttggaaTATCATagagaaataaaatataaattaaaaaaaaatgaacgaatattttttttaaaaaaaaaaaaagcgcttaaaatgaattatacacattttgataatattgCTCAAGGggggtataataatattgctaaatttattttaataaataagaCCGATTTTAAATCTGATTCAAAGAGGAAAAGAGATACTGGAATGTTTAATCGAAcaatatgtatttataaaaaaatataa
- a CDS encoding ABC transporter B family member 3, putative, whose product MIKFVNIYIFLLVFYIILNKRAHIKCKEEKIVNKLNNRFIIKNGNRSYRQKYRQKYRQKHRQKYRQNYRQNYRQNEGRLYFENDKNCKRKKKIFFIEMQVNKIKRDKWLYNKNKDLFFGNKISSNKLKTCKFIYSNKMWRIYSNVFDINKQVNKLFKGIDKRYIIGSKFLLKIRRCILDDNMLNFIWICKNYLLEKKIFFLTIITMLSSGIISIIVPIYDNILFNNLTNKIFDNFILNLFNCVIIRIISLGLCLLRNWIFIRVNYFSLKKVKNILFKIYINKNYDYFDKVDHNSVINRLTLEAYEFSNIIAYYINPFIRNLFSIILNFSYLFYLNKNLTKKIFIFFCISSVLTIISYKLKRKGLAHINKEKNKNSSISLESINNISVIKLFSTESHEHNKYSISLNNILNLQKKKEQFNLLHMLVTKLFVTITYLFILLKGSSLISQNKLDRKIFTSLFFYINNIYSCIDILDYYIEISDIIDQNCGIIKMLKGHIQGGGKNGENGENSTSTHNDKNGDVMRSDKNSDIMHSDKNNMSIHSGAMRSDVILEFKGVYFKYPTNIHNNNYVLKNINVKINKGTNNVILGKSGEGKSTLLKLILNLYKSSKGKIYLYNKLLNNYTSREIFNKITYVEQNSKILKKTIRENIAYGIKDNTNLDMLDLVNISKCCTSHEFISRLRKRYETVVSNTSELITASQKQKICIARALIHFPKILLLDESTSAMESKKERTIFENIRKNELFKNLTIIRITHKRANLDLANNVFVLKDGYLKKQKHV is encoded by the exons atgataaagttcgtaaatatttatatttttttattagttttttatataatattaaataaaaggGCTCACATAAAATGCAAAGAAGAAAAGATTGTAAATAAATTGAACAATAGATTTATAATTAAGAATGGAAATCGAAGTTATAGACAAAAATATAGGCAAAAATATAGGCAAAAACATAGACAAAAATATAGACAAAATTATAGGCAAAATTATAGACAAAATGAAGGGAgattatattttgaaaacgacaaaaattgtaaaaggaaaaaaaaaatattttttattgaaaTGCAAgtgaataaaattaaaagagaTAAGTggttatataataaaaataaagatttattttttgggaataaaatatcaagtaataaattaaaaacatgtaaatttatttatagtaataaaatgtggagaatatattcaaatgtatttgatataaataaacaagttaataaattatttaaggGAATAGATAAACGTTATATTATTggttcaaaatttttattaaaaattcgaAGATGTATATTAGATgataatatgttaaattttatatggatatgcaaaaattatttattagaaaaaaaaatattttttttaacaataatTACAATGTTAAGTAGTGGAATAATAAGTATAATTGTTCcaatatatgataatatattatttaataatttaacgaataaaatatttgataattttattttaaatttatttaattgtgTAATTATAAGAATTATAAGTTTAGGGTTGTGTCTTTTAAGGAATTGGATTTTTATTAGGgttaattatttttcattaaaaaaagtaaaaaatatattatttaaaatatatataaataaaaattatgattattTTGATAAAGTTGATCATAATAGTGTTATAAATAGATTAACATTAGAAGCATATGAATTTTCAAATATTATAGCTTATTATATAAACCCATTTATACgaaatttattttctataattttaaatttttcttatttattttatttaaataaaaatttaacaaaaaaaatatttatatttttttgtatttcctCTGTTTTAACAATTATATCTTATAAACTTAAGAGGAAAGGTTTGgcacatataaataaagaaaaaaataaaaatagtagcATATCATTAGAatctattaataatattagtgtaataaaattattttctacaGAATCTCATgaacataataaatattcaatatctttaaataacattttaaatcttcaaaaaaaaaaagaacaatttaatttattacatATGTTAGTTACTAAATTGTTTGTAACTATAACatatctttttattttgttaaaagGAAGTAGCCTAATttcacaaaataaattagaCAGGAAAATATTtacttctttatttttttatattaataatatatattcatgtATAGATATATTAGATTATTATATCGAAATATCTGATATTATTGATCAAAATTGTGGAATAATCAAAATGTTGAAGGGGCACATTCAAGGGGGGGGtaaaaatggtgaaaatggtgaaaatagCACGTCTACACACAACGATAAAAATGGTGATGTTATGCGTAGCGATAAAAATAGTGATATTATGCATAGcgataaaaataacatgTCTATACATAGTGGTGCCATGCGTAGCGATGTTATACTCGAATTTAAAGGTGTGTACTTTAAATACCCAACTAATATACACAACAATAATTATgtactaaaaaatataaatgtaaaaataaataaaggaACTAACAATGTTATTTTGGGAAAAAGTGGAGAAGGAAAATCGACGCTTTTAAAATTAatcttaaatttatataaatcatcaaaaggaaaaatatatttgtataataagttattaaataattatactaGTCgtgaaatatttaataaaataacttATGTTGAACAAAATTcgaaaattttaaaaaaaacaattagaGAAAATATTGCATATGGAATAAAAGATAATACCAACTTGGATATGCTTGATTTagtaaatatatcaaaatgtTGTACTAGTCATGAATTTATAAGTAGATTAAGAAAAAGATACGAAACTGTTGTATCAAATACGTCGGAATTAATAACTGCGTCTCAAAAGCAGAAGATATGCATAGCCCGAGCTTTGATCCACTTTCCCAAg ATTTTATTGCTGGACGAGTCCACGTCAGCTATGGAGAGTAAAAAGGAAAGAACAATTTTTGAGAATATTCGAAAAAacgaattatttaaaaatttaacgATAATCCGCATTACCCACAAACGAGCCAATTTAGATTTGGCCAATAATGTGTTTGTTTTAAAAG ATGGATAtttgaaaaaacaaaagcatgtttaa
- a CDS encoding dynamin-like protein, putative, whose product MESSIYVNLRKLISVIDELRDIGLQKYINLPRICVVGTQSSGKSSVLESIVGLDFLPRGEGIVTRRPIEFRLIHIKDDSEIKHWATFEDDKNKKFTDFNQVREHINSLTDQIAGTNKGIIDEPIILNIYSTGCPDLSLIDLPGITRVPLKNSDQTDDIERLTREMAFRYVKDPRTIILAVLPANADMSTSDALQIARKVDPKGLRTIGVITKIDLMDKGVDASKMLLNDEINLRLGYTGVINRSSADIKQGKTIAQSLKDELDFFQNHPVYKKLPQSLYGTTSLTDKLTKVLLRHIKNFLPDIKIEINDRIRAINDKLFSLGTNVPLDSTKKTQILWSMITDYCEIFKNTLKGKYDKRLQVFIENNDIICGLKVRQIFNELLDEYAGKNVTSELSDNDIDDAICMHEGDSLPGFPSPDTFEFLILPHLKKIHTPVFNCLDKVSQTLEILSQKIANRVLTRFPKLSEQVLDLSQSILIREKENTHTILENYIDAETNYLFTNDISYLIEHGSIINMSEDEHNDSGSPNQDYGNYQKNQNKKYQQNNSHDNINVSQNNATGQSKYYQNIINESEYLTGKAAKFVSGAQKSVMNMWNKDKRKTRYNSQFIQEIRRRLDSYFNIVLRNVRDSVPKIIGYFLIRKLQEKMQFELYSDLNSEQKLYELLNEPPHVLKEREHLNKQLDILKKANQVLLKDPNITSINIDLFDANYEQDLIEMQKNIKIQNSSSISNNSPSQSYKQNFISSHTLSSSNDNHSISKRSHVMQPRNMSPPTINSHMSKHNPMMSSKMDSKGKHLFEKDPIKKKAPYNPLFD is encoded by the exons ATGGAATCAAGCATATATGTAAATTTGCGTAAACTAATTAGTGTAATAGATGAGCTTCGAGATATCGGGttgcaaaaatatataaatttgccTCGTATATGTGTAGTTGGAACACAAAGTAGTGGAAAAAGCAGTGTTTTAGAATCTATTGTCGGACTTGATTTTTTACCAAGAGGTGAAGGTATTGTTACTAGAAGGCCTATTGAATTTcgattaattcatattaaagATGATAGTGAAATAAAACATTGGGCTACATTTgaagatgataaaaataaaaaatttacagATTTTAATCAAGTTAGAGAACATATAAATAGTTTAACAGATCAAATTGCAGGAACTAATAAAGGAATAATTGATGAAccaattattttaaatatctATTCAACAGGATGTCCTGATTTATCATTAATTGATTTACCTGGTATTACTAGAGTTCCTCTAAAAAATTCAGATCAAACAGATGATATTGAAAGGTTAACAAGAGAAATGGCATTCAGATATGTTAAAGATCCAAGAACAATTATTCTAGCCGTTTTACCAGCTAATGCTGATATGTCAACTAGCGATGCATTACAAATAGCTAGAAAAGTAGATCCTAAAGGGTTGAGAACAATTGGGGTTATTACAAAAATTGATCTTATGGATAAAGGTGTAGATGCTAGtaaaatgttattaaatgatgaaataaatttaagaTTAGGTTATACTGGAGTTATAAATAGATCAAGTGCTGATATAAAACAAGGTAAAACAATTGCTCAATCATTAAAAGATGAATTagatttttttcaaaatcatccagtatataaaaaattaccaCAATCATTATATGGAACTACATCTTTAACTGACAAATTAACAAAAGTTTTATTAAgacatattaaaaatttctTACCAGATATCAAAATAGAAATTAATGATAGAATCAGAGCTATTAATGATAAATTATTCTCTTTAGGAACTAATGTACCTTTAGATTCAACcaaaaaaacacaaatatTATGGTCTATGATTACAGATTATTgtgaaatatttaaaaatacattaaaaggaaaatatgataaaagaTTACAAGtttttattgaaaataatgatataatttGTGGTTTAAAAGTTAGACAaatatttaatgaattatTAGATGAATATGCAGGAAAAAATGTAACTAGCGAATTGAGTGACAATGATATAGATGATGCTATTTGTATGCATGAAGGTGATAGCTTACCTGGATTCCCCTCTCCTGATACTTTTGAATTTCTTATTTTAcctcatttaaaaaaaatacatacacCAGTTTTTAATTGTTTAGATAAAGTTAGTCAAACTCTTGAAATATTATCTCAAAAAATTGCTAATCGGGTTCTAACCAGATTTCCAAAATTATCAGAACAAGTTTTAGATCTATCTCAATCTATACTAATTagagaaaaagaaaatacacATACCATCttagaaaattatatagatGCAGAAactaattatttatttactaatgatatttcatatttaatAGAACATGGAAGTATTATTAATATGAGTGAAGATGAACATAATGATTCAGGATCTCCTAATCAAGATTATGgtaattatcaaaaaaatcaaaataaaaaatatcaacaaaataatagtcatgataatataaatgtttcACAAAATAATGCAACGGGCCAAagtaaatattatcaaaatataattaatgaaTCTGAATATTTAACAGGAAAAGCAGCTAAATTTGTTTCAGGTGCACAAAAATCAGTTATGAATATGTGGAATAAAgataaaagaaaaacaagATATAATTCACAATTCATACAAGAAATTAGAAGAAGATTAGATtcttattttaatattgttCTTAGAAATGTTAGAGATAGTGTTCCTAAAATTATCggatattttttaattagaAAATTACAAGAAAAAATGCAATTTGAATTATATTCAGATTTAAACAGtgaacaaaaattatatgaattacTTAATGAACCACCACATGTGTTAAAAGAAAGAGAACATCTTAATAAACAATtagatattttaaaaaaagctAATCAAGTGCTTTTAAAAGATCCCAACATAACCTCAATTAATATTGATCTTTTTGATGCTAACTATGAACAAGATCTTATTGAGAtgcaaaaaaatatcaaaatacaAAACAGTTCTTCCATATCAAATAATTCTCCATCACAATCTTACAAACAAAACTTTATTTCATCTCACACTTTGAGTTCAAGCAATGACAATCACTCCATCAG CAAACGCTCACATGTTATGCAACCCAGAAACATGTCTCCCCCTACCATCAATTCCCATATGTCAAAACACAATCCAATGATGAGTTCAAAAATGG aTTCAAAAGGAAAACATTTATTCGAAAAAGACCCAATTAAAAAGAAG GCCCCTTATAATCCTTTGTTTGACTAA
- a CDS encoding TMEM65 domain-containing protein, putative → MYINNISCRSINNTNFLQQRKIKFSNIKNSVINYIIKKSLTYDNNFGHYYNLNELNNFKKSIKNMNSHNYLDNKIVCSIKNFLHLNRKYHVQRQHISTFIKKKYTLYLIKRRKKIIPNNCFKCEVHINNIFKLNSLPTCYNSKIFLQTNQTQLNTITNRDKIKNFKINMNKSYYYSTNIYDGINTHTFHTQNLIQHNNKFEIKKKLPKGRNINTAINYANRIQLLRRKTKKKKKKWLNKLVKKKNNSKIIKLQLNMRKRQNKKCLKNYPTNRKHNCEIYKNNVKNSKRPKWDNIQNPNNTFDFQNSQNVDQEYLNKTLQTANNSDRTNSDKTSYKKNNYLSKEFDSNNDEKTSHDKAEMNIKKHDLLLVALSGCIPFICFGFVDNAFMIISGDLFDSTFCVFLGLSTMAAAGLGNLTSDVLGIFIGGYIEKMIVCIGYPRINLTNKQLKMNITRKYYYLGSAVGIAIGCILGMLPLLFIDSKKLEEKKNKRKQNKKKEEEFQPSEKHTQEFHNDNKDLNKKLIEFVSKKLPQYINSSYAFLFIFDKNKNQFYTIINNNLIYIPITHDIISETYIKKQIVNYYNQNLTNIYTNTFDMNKQNDFQSEINKSNNSSDGHNFKISNINDVFFKHHGINANQVLTAPVFGINESIIAIITVVNSTKKIPFSDRDVHFLNLFSSHISKEIEGKGDLDTSLRLCKNIIYN, encoded by the exons ATGtacattaataatatatcctGTCGTTCTATTAATAACACAAATTTTTTACaacaaagaaaaataaaatttagtaatataaaaaattcagttatcaattatattataaaaaaatcattaacttatgataataattttggtCACTactataatttaaatgaattaaataattttaaaaagtctataaaaaatatgaacagtcataattatttagataataaaattgtatgctctataaaaaattttttacatttaaatCGTAAATATCATGTACAAAGACAACATATATCcacttttattaaaaaaaaatacacattatatttaattaaaagaagaaaaaaaataatacctAACAATTGTTTTAAATGTGAAGtccatataaataatatattcaaGTTAAATTCTTTACCCACCTGTTATAAttccaaaatatttttacaaacCAATCAAACTCAATTAAATACTATTACTAACCgtgataaaattaaaaattttaaaataaatatgaataagtcatattattattccacaaatatatatgatggaATAAACACACACACATTTCATACCCAAAACTTAATtcaacataataataaatttgaaattaaaaaaaaattaccaAAAGgaagaaatataaatacagcTATAAATTATGCTAACAGAATACAACTACTAAGAagaaagacaaaaaaaaaaaaaaaaaaatggctTAACAAactagtaaaaaaaaaaaataatagtaaaataataaaattacaatTAAATATGCGAAAAAGACAAAACAAAAAGTGCCTAAAAAATTATCCAACTAATAGAAAACATAAttgtgaaatatataaaaataatgttaaaaattcaaaacGTCCTAAATGGGATAATATACAAAACCCTAATAATACTTTTGACTTTCAAAATAGCCAAAATGTAGACCaggaatatttaaataaaacgCTACAAACCGCAAATAATAGCGATAGAACAAATAGCGATAAAACGTcatataagaaaaataattatttatcaaaagaatttgatagtaataatgacGAAAAAACATCACATGATAAAGCTGAAATGAATATCAAAAAACATGACTTGTTATTAGTAGCTCTATCTGGTTGTATAccatttatttgttttggTTTTGTTGATAATGCATTTATGATAATTTCTGGAGATTTATTTGATTCAACATTTTGTGTATTTTTAGGGTTAAGTACAATGGCTGCTGCTGGCCTTGGAAATCTAACAAGTGATGTTTTAGGAATATTTATAGGTGGgtatattgaaaaaatgaTTGTTTGTATTGGATACCCTAGAAtaaatttaacaaataaacaattaaaaatgaatataacaagaaaatattattatttaggTAGTGCAGTAGGTATTGCCATAGGGTGTATACTAGGAATGTTACCCTTATTGTTTATAGATAGTAAAAAattagaagaaaaaaaaaataaaagaaaacaaaataaaaaaaaagaagaagaatTTCAACCATCAGAAAAACACACACAAGAATTtcataatgataataaagatttgaataaaaaattaatcgaatttgtatcaaaaaaattgccacaatatattaattcaagttatgcatttttatttatttttgataaaaataaaaatcaatTTTACACAATAATTAACAATAACCTTATTTATATTCCTATTACTCATGATATAATATCtgaaacatatataaaaaaacaaattgtaaattattataatcaaaatttaactaatatatatacaaatacaTTTGATATGAATAAGCAAAACGATTTCCAATccgaaataaataaatctaATAATTCAAGTGATGGTCACAATTTTAAAATCTCTAATATCAATGATGTCTTTTTCAAACATCATGGAATAAATGCCAATCAAGTTTTAACTGCCCCTGTCTTTGGAATTAAT GAGTCCATTATCGCAATAATAACAGTAGTTAACTCAACAAAAAAAATCCCATTTTCTGACAGGGATGttcattttctaaatttattttcatctcaCATTTCCAAGGAAATAGAGGGGAAAGGCGATCTTGATACATCATTAAG gttatgcaaaaatattatatataactaa